A portion of the Kribbella jejuensis genome contains these proteins:
- a CDS encoding YncE family protein — translation MKRIVALGMVLALAVSACSANAGQTTTAGTPLGSAPPSSAPPSSTQAPPPASQGTPTATPHLLPGMPAPLSPKDVWAADRPGRLAAAVRRDPYRIYVPNSGSNTVTEIDPRTYKVIRTFRTAREPQHVVPSWDLKTLWVNNDLGNTLTPINPLTGLPGRPVAVHDPYNLYFTPDGKHAVVMASNDKQLVFRDPHTMAVQKVLPVPCAGVNHADFSADGTSFLVSCEFSGQLLLVDTAAEKVLQVLRLPGQRGMHAPMPQDVKLSPDGRFYYVADMMTNGLWVLSAQPPVRILKFIPTGLGAHGLYVTRNSRYLIITNRGEGSISMLDFVTGKVVRKIKIPGGGSPDMGGISPDGQVLWVSGRYNAVVYAIRFSDGKLLARIPVGKGPHGLAVFPQPGRYSLGHTGVFR, via the coding sequence ATGAAGCGGATCGTTGCCCTAGGCATGGTCTTGGCTCTGGCCGTCAGCGCCTGCTCGGCCAATGCCGGCCAGACCACGACCGCCGGCACGCCGCTCGGCTCCGCACCACCGAGCTCCGCACCACCCAGCTCTACCCAAGCTCCACCGCCGGCTTCCCAGGGCACGCCGACCGCCACACCCCACCTGCTTCCCGGCATGCCGGCACCGCTGTCGCCCAAGGACGTCTGGGCCGCCGACCGCCCGGGCCGGCTCGCCGCGGCCGTCCGCCGGGACCCGTACCGCATCTACGTCCCGAACAGCGGCAGCAACACCGTGACCGAGATCGACCCGCGCACGTACAAGGTGATCCGCACCTTCCGGACGGCGCGCGAGCCGCAACACGTCGTACCGTCGTGGGACCTGAAGACACTGTGGGTCAACAACGACCTCGGCAACACGCTGACGCCGATCAACCCGCTCACCGGGCTCCCCGGCCGGCCGGTCGCCGTCCACGACCCGTACAACCTGTACTTCACCCCGGACGGCAAACACGCGGTCGTGATGGCGTCCAACGACAAGCAACTGGTCTTCCGTGACCCGCACACGATGGCCGTACAGAAGGTCTTACCGGTGCCGTGCGCCGGAGTGAACCACGCGGACTTCTCAGCCGACGGTACGTCGTTCCTGGTGTCCTGCGAGTTCTCCGGGCAACTGCTGCTCGTGGACACCGCCGCGGAGAAGGTTCTGCAGGTGCTGCGCTTGCCTGGACAGCGCGGGATGCACGCGCCGATGCCACAGGACGTGAAGCTGTCGCCGGACGGACGGTTCTACTACGTCGCGGACATGATGACCAACGGCCTCTGGGTCCTGTCCGCGCAGCCGCCGGTGCGGATCCTGAAGTTCATCCCGACCGGCCTCGGCGCGCACGGGCTGTACGTCACGCGGAACTCGCGGTACCTGATCATCACGAACCGCGGCGAGGGGTCGATCTCGATGCTCGACTTCGTCACCGGGAAGGTGGTCCGCAAGATCAAGATCCCGGGCGGCGGAAGCCCGGACATGGGCGGGATCTCGCCGGACGGCCAGGTGCTGTGGGTGTCTGGACGGTACAACGCGGTCGTGTACGCGATCCGCTTCAGCGA
- a CDS encoding polysaccharide deacetylase family protein, producing the protein MERRTVLKSALLAIGTGAAAGCSTNHQSSAPPPSPSSKAASPTTPAATSPGPVAKPKPPTEAVEIGHGPRTVQQVALTFHGNGDPALATKLLDLVEHAGAKASVLAVGTWLVAHPEMAGRVLQGGHDLGNHTMHHKPMRRLGAAEARREVHDCAAVLRRTARSPGRWFRASGTQQTTPLIRSAAAASGYATCVSYDVDGLDWQDPPAATVVKAVLDGIRPGSIVSLHLGHPVTIAALPEILSGLHTKRLAPVTLSELLQ; encoded by the coding sequence ATGGAGCGCCGTACTGTCCTGAAATCGGCCCTGCTGGCGATAGGTACCGGCGCCGCGGCCGGCTGCTCGACCAACCACCAGTCCAGCGCTCCACCACCTAGTCCGTCGAGCAAGGCCGCCTCGCCGACCACCCCGGCGGCGACGTCCCCTGGGCCTGTCGCGAAGCCGAAGCCGCCGACCGAAGCCGTCGAAATCGGCCACGGTCCGCGAACAGTGCAGCAGGTCGCCCTGACCTTCCACGGCAACGGCGATCCGGCGCTCGCCACCAAACTCCTCGACCTGGTCGAGCACGCGGGCGCCAAGGCGAGCGTCCTCGCCGTCGGCACCTGGCTGGTGGCACATCCCGAGATGGCCGGCCGGGTACTCCAGGGCGGTCACGATCTCGGCAACCACACGATGCACCACAAACCGATGCGGCGGCTCGGTGCCGCCGAGGCCCGGCGCGAGGTCCACGACTGCGCGGCGGTACTTCGTCGTACGGCGAGGAGCCCGGGCCGCTGGTTCCGCGCCTCCGGGACCCAGCAGACCACCCCACTGATCAGATCGGCGGCCGCCGCGTCCGGATACGCTACTTGTGTGTCGTACGACGTCGACGGTCTCGACTGGCAGGACCCGCCCGCGGCCACGGTGGTGAAGGCGGTCCTCGACGGCATCCGGCCCGGATCGATCGTCAGCCTGCATCTCGGCCACCCGGTGACGATCGCCGCGCTCCCGGAGATCCTGTCCGGCCTGCACACGAAGCGGCTGGCCCCGGTCACCTTGAGCGAACTCCTGCAATGA
- a CDS encoding N-acetylglucosamine kinase, giving the protein MTQIAVDGGQSALRLRVLPSGKTGTGPGYTHGPEALSKLLAAIGTAAAEAELDGPVDVVALGLTGYPQAPGAAERLAADVSQLLDADEVRLTQDMVTAHAGALPDGYGVVVAAGTGLVCLAVDRDGTWRKLDGHGYLFGDAGSAFAIGRAGLVAVQRARDGRGPATKLAETSLDPVTLYRSSTLVDDVARFAPEVLRCATEGDPVAHEVLVKAATDIADTIEAAVAQLAGEGPVPVACVGGLFTGAGEQLLAPVRAALPARAQLTPAAGNSLDGAERLATGPLGTYADLIVTYRR; this is encoded by the coding sequence GTGACACAGATCGCCGTCGACGGCGGACAGTCCGCTCTCCGCCTTCGAGTACTCCCGTCCGGCAAGACCGGCACCGGGCCGGGCTACACCCACGGCCCGGAGGCCCTCAGCAAGCTCCTCGCCGCGATCGGCACGGCCGCCGCTGAGGCCGAGTTGGACGGGCCGGTCGACGTGGTCGCGCTCGGGCTCACGGGTTATCCCCAGGCGCCGGGTGCGGCGGAGCGGCTGGCGGCGGACGTCAGCCAGTTGCTCGATGCGGACGAAGTACGGCTGACCCAGGACATGGTCACCGCGCACGCCGGTGCGCTCCCCGACGGATACGGCGTGGTCGTTGCCGCAGGCACCGGTCTGGTCTGCCTCGCGGTCGATCGGGACGGTACCTGGCGCAAGCTCGACGGCCACGGGTACCTGTTCGGCGACGCGGGCAGCGCGTTCGCGATCGGACGCGCCGGGCTGGTCGCCGTCCAGCGGGCCCGGGACGGCCGCGGCCCTGCGACCAAGCTGGCCGAGACGTCGCTCGATCCGGTCACGCTCTACCGTTCGTCGACGTTGGTGGACGACGTCGCGCGGTTCGCCCCCGAAGTACTCCGGTGCGCCACCGAAGGCGATCCGGTCGCGCACGAGGTGCTCGTCAAGGCCGCCACCGACATCGCGGACACGATCGAGGCCGCGGTCGCGCAGCTCGCCGGCGAAGGACCCGTACCGGTCGCATGCGTCGGCGGACTGTTCACCGGCGCCGGCGAGCAACTCCTGGCGCCGGTCCGGGCAGCCCTGCCCGCACGTGCCCAGCTGACTCCCGCGGCCGGCAACTCGCTCGACGGCGCCGAACGTCTCGCCACCGGACCCCTCGGCACGTACGCCGACCTGATCGTGACGTACCGCCGATGA
- a CDS encoding N-acetylmannosamine-6-phosphate 2-epimerase, translated as MRTLAPGSLVVSCQPGPGSPFRGPVAMALMAQAAEAGGAGAIRANGPEDVAAIRAVTDLPIIGIHKLGDPAGVFITPTYEAAAGVVAAGADLIALDGTLRPRPDGQPLAHQIARVHTELGVQVMADVDTLEAGQAARDAGADLVATTLSGYTKSRTPIEPDVELVRRLTAKLDRPVVAEGRIRTPDDVRAVFDAGAYAVVVGHAITDPMDLTARLVGAIPAR; from the coding sequence ATGAGAACCCTGGCCCCCGGCAGCCTGGTCGTGTCCTGCCAGCCGGGTCCAGGCAGCCCGTTCCGCGGCCCGGTGGCCATGGCACTGATGGCGCAGGCCGCCGAGGCGGGCGGCGCGGGCGCGATCCGGGCGAACGGCCCGGAGGACGTCGCGGCCATCCGTGCGGTGACCGACCTGCCGATCATCGGGATCCACAAACTCGGCGACCCGGCGGGCGTGTTCATCACCCCGACGTACGAGGCTGCGGCCGGGGTGGTCGCGGCCGGGGCGGACCTGATCGCGCTGGACGGGACCTTGCGCCCGCGGCCGGACGGACAACCACTCGCACACCAGATCGCCCGGGTCCACACCGAGCTCGGCGTACAAGTGATGGCCGACGTGGATACCCTCGAGGCCGGCCAGGCCGCTCGGGACGCGGGCGCGGACCTCGTCGCGACGACGCTGTCCGGCTATACCAAGAGCCGTACGCCGATCGAGCCGGACGTCGAACTGGTCCGGCGCCTCACCGCGAAGCTCGACCGCCCGGTTGTCGCCGAGGGCCGGATCCGGACCCCGGACGACGTCCGTGCTGTCTTCGATGCCGGCGCGTACGCCGTTGTCGTCGGTCACGCGATCACCGACCCGATGGACCTGACCGCCCGGCTGGTCGGCGCGATCCCGGCTCGTTAG
- a CDS encoding YbaK/EbsC family protein — MSTYEQLIGLLDGAGVGYKLIDHAPDGTTETVSALRGHPVAQGAKCIILIVKPNKRTTKYVLAVVPGDCRVDLDAIKQLYGARYVGFADAATAERLARTIPGTVLPFSLDPELDLIADPAVVAQPEIYFNAARLDRSVMMSGADYAAIAKPRIEPITPR; from the coding sequence ATGTCGACCTATGAACAGCTGATCGGGCTGCTCGACGGGGCTGGTGTGGGGTACAAGTTGATCGATCATGCGCCGGACGGGACCACCGAAACGGTGAGTGCGCTGCGCGGGCATCCGGTTGCGCAGGGGGCGAAGTGCATCATTCTGATCGTCAAGCCGAACAAGCGGACGACGAAGTACGTGCTCGCTGTCGTCCCCGGGGACTGTCGCGTTGACCTCGACGCCATCAAACAGCTGTACGGAGCGCGGTACGTCGGGTTTGCCGACGCTGCGACGGCGGAGCGGCTGGCGCGAACCATCCCGGGCACGGTGCTTCCGTTCAGCCTCGATCCGGAGCTCGATCTCATCGCCGACCCGGCCGTCGTCGCGCAACCGGAGATCTACTTCAACGCCGCTCGCCTCGACCGCTCCGTGATGATGTCCGGCGCCGACTACGCCGCGATCGCGAAGCCGCGGATCGAACCGATCACGCCGCGGTGA
- a CDS encoding ricin-type beta-trefoil lectin domain protein, which yields MRSPARRLAAATLSVAAAVAALTATSSGAVTATAVSAAPLPADTSAFRGVNWADPRDNYAHDAVVPSGLSTADDYATTYRKADGIVGEFRKELKANTVRLPINPSSVGTTWWRSYRGAIDAAVGRGFNVILSYWEADNAKDGRVDDPAAYGAMWDTVVKAYAKNPHVYFEPMNEPFGYSLPDWVALTSGWIARHSDVPRSRIVISGTGYNDNVTGVGAAPELKGTLLSLHFYGFWASDTTEAAWLANLRPRIGSYGSRTIIDEAGSPMTIGLNYGNHEGNVYTSYLGALTQVARENHMGIVYWPGLRTGDSYSMTTQVGPADLQVNSRSGLDQLWWGWGLLKDEPTNTLPPSPPGEPLRGVASGRCADVPGFSTAPGTALDLWDCNNGGNQSWNYTASKQLTVYADKCMTSGTSVTIENCTGATNQAWELNADQTVTSVADPALCLTAAGTGNGAAVVTASCNGSDDQKWTRS from the coding sequence ATGAGATCACCAGCCCGGCGCCTCGCCGCCGCGACGCTCTCGGTCGCGGCCGCCGTCGCAGCCCTCACAGCCACCAGTTCGGGGGCCGTCACCGCCACGGCGGTGTCGGCCGCGCCGCTGCCCGCCGACACCAGCGCCTTCCGCGGTGTGAACTGGGCCGATCCGCGCGACAACTACGCCCACGACGCGGTCGTACCGTCCGGACTCAGTACGGCGGACGACTACGCGACGACGTACCGCAAGGCGGACGGGATCGTCGGCGAGTTCCGCAAGGAGCTCAAGGCGAACACCGTGCGGCTGCCGATCAACCCGTCGAGCGTGGGAACGACCTGGTGGCGTTCGTACCGCGGCGCGATCGACGCGGCGGTCGGGCGCGGGTTCAACGTCATCCTCAGCTACTGGGAGGCCGACAACGCCAAGGACGGGCGGGTCGACGACCCAGCGGCGTACGGCGCGATGTGGGACACCGTGGTGAAGGCCTACGCCAAGAACCCGCACGTGTACTTCGAGCCGATGAACGAGCCGTTCGGGTACTCGCTGCCCGACTGGGTCGCGCTGACGTCGGGCTGGATCGCCCGGCACAGCGACGTACCGCGTAGCCGCATCGTCATCTCCGGCACCGGCTACAACGACAACGTGACCGGGGTCGGGGCCGCACCGGAGCTGAAGGGCACCCTGCTGTCACTGCACTTCTACGGCTTCTGGGCCTCCGACACGACCGAGGCGGCGTGGCTGGCGAACCTGCGCCCGCGGATCGGGTCGTACGGGTCGCGGACGATCATCGACGAGGCCGGCTCGCCCATGACGATCGGGCTGAACTACGGCAACCACGAGGGCAACGTGTACACGTCGTACCTCGGAGCGCTTACGCAGGTCGCCCGTGAGAACCACATGGGCATCGTGTACTGGCCTGGGCTGCGGACCGGTGACTCGTACTCGATGACGACCCAGGTAGGCCCGGCCGACCTGCAGGTGAACAGCCGCAGCGGGCTGGACCAGCTGTGGTGGGGCTGGGGTCTGCTGAAGGACGAGCCCACCAACACCCTCCCGCCGTCCCCGCCGGGTGAGCCGCTGCGTGGAGTCGCCAGTGGACGGTGTGCCGACGTACCTGGGTTCTCGACAGCACCTGGTACGGCGCTGGACCTGTGGGACTGCAACAACGGCGGCAACCAGTCGTGGAACTACACCGCGTCCAAGCAGCTCACGGTGTACGCCGACAAGTGCATGACGTCCGGTACGTCGGTCACGATCGAGAACTGCACCGGCGCGACCAACCAGGCGTGGGAGCTCAACGCCGACCAGACCGTGACGAGTGTCGCCGACCCTGCGCTCTGCCTGACTGCAGCCGGTACCGGCAACGGTGCCGCGGTGGTTACCGCCAGCTGCAACGGCTCTGACGATCAGAAGTGGACCCGCTCCTGA
- a CDS encoding YhgE/Pip domain-containing protein, whose amino-acid sequence MTALRMALSELRRLTAGRLPKLAVVALLLVPVLYGGLYLYANHDPYGRLDKIPTAVVVEDEGTTLTTGEKLDVGPQVAEELVKSKSFDWHQVNRADATQGVSDGKYEFALVLPKTFSSDLASSADFKPRQAELELLTNDANNYIAHTIANQVVAQVTKTVASQVSETAASQLLAGYNTIHTQVSNAAAGAAKLQNGLTSAAAGVTKLQTGAQQLNTAQQQLSAGATQLASGATQASEGASSLASGAAQLDNGLGTLKDKTASLPRQTKQLADGADQVADGNEKIAGVGRQVATASGTLVKDLKTFDSQLAQRLRAQGLSQHQIRVVLQETAKLRAPVVQANTKIQSTSKQLNQLASGARKVSNGASQLAKATPALTRGISSASSGAQQLSAGANQLQNGLGTLQTGAQKLAAGEKQAVTGQGQLLTGVNNLATGVGQLKTGATQLNTGLQNGAKQIPNPTAAQRKAVAETLGAPVTLQNVSQATADSYGAGLAPFFLSLACWIGAYVLFLLVRPLSPRALAALQSPFRVALGGWLPPALFGAIQATLVFVAVVLGLGINAAHPWLTVGFLILTSFTFVAILHALSAWFGAVGKFLGLVLMVVQLVSAGGTFPWQTIPQPLYFFHHALPMSYAIDGVRHLMYGGPGASLGRDLLALGAWFAVALAASTLAARKQRVWPAKKLQPELVL is encoded by the coding sequence GTGACCGCGCTGCGGATGGCCCTGAGTGAGTTGCGGCGTCTGACGGCCGGACGGCTGCCCAAGCTGGCCGTGGTCGCTTTGCTGCTGGTGCCGGTGCTGTACGGCGGCCTGTACCTGTACGCGAACCACGACCCGTACGGCCGGCTCGACAAGATTCCGACCGCGGTCGTCGTCGAGGACGAGGGTACGACGCTGACAACCGGCGAGAAGCTCGACGTCGGCCCCCAGGTGGCGGAGGAACTGGTCAAGTCGAAGAGCTTCGACTGGCATCAGGTGAACCGTGCGGACGCGACGCAGGGCGTGTCGGACGGGAAGTACGAGTTCGCGCTCGTGCTGCCCAAGACGTTCTCGTCGGACCTGGCGTCGAGCGCCGACTTCAAGCCACGGCAGGCGGAGCTGGAGCTGCTCACGAACGACGCCAACAACTACATCGCCCACACCATCGCCAACCAGGTCGTCGCGCAGGTGACGAAGACCGTGGCGTCACAGGTGAGTGAGACGGCCGCTTCGCAGTTGCTGGCCGGCTACAACACCATCCACACGCAGGTGAGCAATGCGGCCGCAGGGGCTGCCAAGCTGCAGAACGGGCTCACCTCCGCAGCTGCCGGGGTCACGAAGCTGCAGACGGGCGCTCAGCAGCTCAACACGGCACAGCAGCAGCTCTCGGCCGGCGCTACGCAGCTTGCGAGCGGTGCGACCCAGGCGTCGGAGGGCGCATCGTCGCTGGCGTCCGGTGCCGCACAGCTCGACAACGGTCTGGGCACGCTGAAGGACAAGACGGCTTCCCTCCCGAGACAGACGAAGCAGTTGGCCGACGGGGCTGATCAGGTCGCCGACGGCAACGAGAAGATCGCCGGTGTCGGCAGGCAGGTCGCCACAGCGTCCGGCACGCTGGTGAAGGACCTCAAGACGTTCGACTCACAGTTGGCGCAACGGCTCAGGGCACAGGGCCTCAGCCAGCACCAGATCCGCGTGGTCCTGCAGGAGACGGCGAAGCTGCGGGCTCCCGTCGTACAGGCCAACACGAAGATCCAGTCGACGTCCAAGCAGCTCAATCAGCTCGCGAGCGGTGCGCGGAAGGTGTCGAACGGCGCGTCACAGCTGGCCAAGGCCACGCCGGCTCTGACCCGTGGAATCAGCAGCGCCTCCAGTGGTGCGCAGCAGCTCAGCGCAGGCGCCAACCAGCTCCAGAACGGGCTCGGGACGCTACAGACAGGCGCTCAGAAGCTTGCAGCCGGCGAGAAGCAGGCCGTGACCGGCCAGGGGCAGCTGCTGACCGGTGTGAACAACCTTGCGACCGGTGTGGGTCAGCTGAAGACCGGTGCGACGCAGCTGAACACCGGCCTGCAGAACGGCGCGAAGCAGATCCCCAACCCGACCGCTGCTCAGCGCAAGGCTGTCGCTGAAACGCTGGGCGCGCCTGTGACGCTGCAGAACGTCTCGCAGGCCACCGCAGACAGCTACGGCGCCGGTCTGGCTCCGTTCTTCCTCAGCCTGGCGTGCTGGATCGGTGCGTACGTGCTGTTCTTGCTGGTGCGGCCGCTGTCGCCACGGGCGCTCGCCGCCCTGCAGTCGCCCTTCCGGGTCGCTCTCGGCGGTTGGTTGCCTCCGGCCCTCTTCGGCGCGATCCAGGCGACGTTGGTGTTCGTCGCCGTCGTCCTCGGCCTCGGCATCAATGCCGCACATCCCTGGCTGACGGTGGGTTTCCTGATCCTGACGTCGTTCACGTTCGTCGCGATCCTGCACGCGTTGTCGGCCTGGTTCGGTGCCGTGGGCAAGTTCCTCGGACTGGTGCTGATGGTGGTCCAGCTGGTCAGCGCGGGCGGCACGTTCCCGTGGCAGACGATCCCTCAGCCGCTGTACTTCTTCCACCATGCGCTGCCGATGAGCTACGCGATCGACGGCGTCCGGCACCTGATGTACGGCGGGCCCGGCGCCTCGCTCGGACGGGACCTGCTCGCGCTCGGCGCGTGGTTCGCAGTCGCGCTCGCCGCGTCCACCCTGGCGGCCCGCAAACAGCGGGTCTGGCCGGCGAAGAAGCTGCAGCCGGAGCTGGTGCTGTAG
- a CDS encoding TetR/AcrR family transcriptional regulator produces MEPPKRRRSNTRARLLEGALEVFAERGFHGASVEDICERAGFTRGAFYSNFGSKDELVLALFQATTDRLLEQIEALLPELASQPGSLLDAVLGLLDETVPDRRQWHLISAEFTLHALRDPDAAQALNKQRAMFRESLTRLVEQITETSSLELTVPAEQFVRMVIAVHEGARSQSLLEPDEVPAGSLEHTFLPMVLAAVSRPSR; encoded by the coding sequence ATGGAACCTCCCAAGCGGCGTCGTTCGAACACGCGGGCCCGGCTGCTCGAGGGCGCCCTCGAGGTGTTCGCCGAGCGCGGCTTCCACGGCGCGTCCGTGGAGGACATCTGCGAGCGGGCCGGGTTCACCCGCGGCGCCTTCTACTCGAACTTCGGGTCCAAGGACGAGCTGGTGCTCGCGCTGTTCCAGGCCACCACCGACCGGTTGCTGGAGCAGATCGAGGCGCTGCTCCCGGAGCTCGCGAGTCAGCCCGGATCGCTGCTGGACGCCGTACTCGGCCTGCTCGACGAGACCGTCCCGGACCGACGGCAGTGGCATCTGATCTCGGCGGAGTTCACGCTGCACGCGCTGCGCGATCCGGACGCGGCGCAGGCGCTGAACAAGCAGCGGGCGATGTTCCGCGAGAGCCTGACCCGGTTGGTCGAGCAGATCACCGAGACGAGTTCGCTCGAGCTGACCGTCCCGGCGGAGCAGTTCGTCCGGATGGTGATCGCCGTCCATGAAGGTGCGCGGTCGCAGAGCCTGCTGGAGCCGGACGAGGTGCCGGCCGGCTCGCTCGAGCACACGTTCCTGCCGATGGTGCTGGCGGCGGTCAGCCGACCTTCACGCTGA
- a CDS encoding molybdopterin-dependent oxidoreductase — translation MKQQADPKAAGGTRWRGAAGGILAALAGLAVGSLAAGLLGTPQTPVVAIGSAFIDRVPPWLKDLAISWFGTHDKTALRVGILIVIAVVAAVGGILAVRRYWAGALITIVLSGIAVAAAFTRADSGQTGFLPSALAGITALLVLRLFSRRLEPLVNFPDDAVSRRGFLQLSGGVAIGSAAVAVLGKVVGGNRAAVADARKQLTLPQPPSLAPPAGVQAEGAVPWATPNANFYRIDTALSVPQIVPADWKLRIHGMVDREINLTFDDLLKRQVIHKWVTLTCVSNEVGGDLIGNALWSGVVLKDLLEEAGPSKGADAIQSSSQDGFTAGTPLPTLLDDRQAMLAFAMNGQPLPVEHGFPVRIVVPGLYGYVSATKWLVDIEVTRFDKFDAYWTLRGWSAQGPIKLSSRIDTPGGKKVPAGPVTVAGVAWDQHVGVSKVEVRVDGGPWQQATLATDPSVDTWRQWHWTWNAPHGMHLLQVRAFDAQGNPQVESSADPAPNGATGLHTVSVKVG, via the coding sequence GTGAAGCAACAGGCTGACCCCAAGGCTGCTGGTGGCACTCGTTGGCGCGGGGCGGCGGGCGGCATCCTGGCCGCCCTGGCCGGGCTGGCGGTCGGCAGTCTCGCGGCCGGACTTCTCGGTACGCCGCAGACGCCGGTGGTGGCGATCGGTTCGGCCTTCATCGACCGGGTGCCGCCGTGGCTGAAGGACCTGGCGATCTCCTGGTTCGGCACCCACGACAAGACCGCGCTCCGGGTCGGCATTCTGATCGTTATCGCGGTGGTGGCGGCGGTCGGCGGCATCCTCGCCGTACGGCGGTACTGGGCCGGCGCGCTGATCACGATCGTGCTCAGCGGTATCGCGGTCGCCGCAGCGTTCACCCGCGCGGACTCCGGGCAGACCGGCTTCCTCCCATCGGCACTGGCCGGCATCACCGCGCTCCTCGTCCTGCGCCTGTTCAGCCGCAGACTCGAGCCACTCGTGAATTTCCCAGACGACGCGGTCAGCCGCCGCGGGTTCCTGCAACTGTCCGGAGGTGTCGCGATCGGATCGGCCGCGGTCGCCGTACTCGGGAAGGTCGTCGGCGGGAATCGCGCCGCGGTCGCCGACGCCCGCAAACAGCTCACGCTGCCGCAGCCTCCGAGTCTCGCCCCGCCGGCCGGCGTGCAGGCGGAAGGCGCCGTACCGTGGGCCACGCCGAACGCGAACTTCTACCGCATCGACACCGCGCTGTCCGTACCGCAGATCGTCCCCGCGGACTGGAAGTTGCGCATCCACGGCATGGTCGACCGCGAAATCAACCTCACCTTCGACGATCTGCTGAAGCGCCAGGTCATCCACAAGTGGGTCACGCTGACCTGCGTGAGCAACGAGGTCGGCGGCGATCTGATCGGCAACGCGCTCTGGTCCGGCGTGGTGCTGAAGGACCTGCTCGAAGAGGCCGGGCCGTCCAAGGGCGCGGACGCGATCCAGTCGTCGTCGCAGGACGGATTCACCGCCGGTACGCCGCTGCCGACGCTGCTCGACGACCGGCAGGCGATGCTGGCGTTCGCGATGAACGGCCAGCCGTTGCCGGTCGAGCACGGATTCCCGGTGCGGATCGTGGTACCCGGGCTGTACGGCTACGTCTCGGCGACGAAGTGGCTGGTCGACATCGAGGTGACGCGGTTCGACAAGTTCGACGCGTACTGGACCCTCCGCGGCTGGTCGGCGCAGGGACCGATCAAGTTGTCGTCGCGGATCGACACACCTGGTGGCAAGAAGGTGCCGGCGGGCCCGGTGACCGTGGCCGGCGTGGCCTGGGACCAGCACGTCGGCGTCTCGAAGGTCGAGGTCCGCGTTGACGGGGGCCCTTGGCAACAAGCGACGCTCGCCACGGACCCGTCGGTCGACACCTGGCGGCAGTGGCACTGGACCTGGAACGCGCCGCACGGCATGCATCTGCTGCAGGTACGGGCGTTCGACGCACAGGGCAATCCACAGGTCGAGTCCTCGGCCGATCCCGCCCCGAACGGCGCGACCGGCCTCCACACGGTCAGCGTGAAGGTCGGCTGA
- a CDS encoding MarR family winged helix-turn-helix transcriptional regulator → MAMFELLLRLARSNGEKQRLTSLARELTVTTGGITRLVDRAENLGLVRREPCPDDARGSFAVLTEEGKRRLREALPDHLLEIDSLWMSQLADDRDLVLGKLRRVRDNARRWPNGRPGLGPITPDRI, encoded by the coding sequence ATGGCAATGTTCGAACTGTTGCTGCGGCTGGCCCGTAGCAACGGGGAGAAGCAGCGTCTGACCTCCCTTGCCCGGGAGCTGACCGTCACCACTGGTGGCATCACCCGACTGGTCGACCGTGCCGAGAACCTCGGCCTGGTTCGCCGGGAGCCTTGCCCCGACGACGCCCGCGGCTCGTTCGCCGTCCTGACCGAGGAGGGGAAGCGGCGGTTGCGTGAAGCGCTGCCGGATCACCTGCTCGAGATCGACAGCCTCTGGATGTCCCAGTTGGCGGACGACCGCGACCTCGTTCTCGGCAAGCTCCGCCGGGTCCGCGACAACGCCCGACGGTGGCCGAACGGCCGCCCGGGTCTGGGGCCGATCACGCCCGACCGGATCTGA